The Meriones unguiculatus strain TT.TT164.6M chromosome 14, Bangor_MerUng_6.1, whole genome shotgun sequence sequence TTCAGAAGTGTGTGCTTCAATGAGGTCTCGTCGCCTTTGTCTCCTGTGTTGCCACATACATATCATGTGCTCCTCCAAGGCTCCGTGTGGTTGGTGGTGCATGCTTattatcccagcactagggagatgaGTTGCATGTCTAAGGtttagcctgggctacttagcaAGACCCTGTACTAAACAACAACTATATaacatttttgtattgttttatcaTCTCCCACAATCAATCAATGTTATTGTCCCCCAACCTCTCCACTGCTCACTTGTCACAGTGTCAGTAAGCAGGCTACCTCTGTATCTGCCacctgatcttttctttcttttttccccttgcagcGGACTTCACATTCAATCCAGAAAACCTCAATTTGAATCTTACTCTTTCAGAAGATCACAGACAGTTGACTTCTGTGCCCATTTGGCCATTTAAGTGTTATAATAATGGTATCTTGGGCTCCAAATGTTTCTCCTCAGGAAAACATTACTGGGAAGTGGATGTGTCTCAGAAGAATGCCTGGATCCTGGGAGTGTATGCTCGGAAGCGAAATTTAAAGTTTGATGTTAGAAGAGGCAAAAGTCAGCCAAGTGTTCACCACAGATACAAACCTCAGAATGGATACTGGGTTGTAGGGTTACAGGATGGATCGAAGTATAGTATCTTTGAGGATTCTTGCAACGGTGACCCTACAGTTCTGACCCCCTTCGTGGCTGTCCCCCTCCATCGGGTCGGGGTTTTCCTCGACTGTGAAGAGGGCATAGTGTCCTTCTTCAATGTCACAAACCATGGGTCACTCATCTACCAGTTCTCTCAATGCTGCTTTTCCCAACCTGCATATCCATACTTCAATCCTTGGGACTGTCCAGCCCCCATGACGCTGTGTCTTCTCAGCTCCTGAGTTTTCTTTCTCATCAGTTTCTGTCTTCTTGCCTTAATGCTCATCTGCATCTGGTCTCTCTTCTATCATGCTTAGATGTGGTTCACCTGGCATCATTCAGGAGAGGTACTTACCCATTTACTCTTACTCATATCCTCAAAGACATCTACTCAAGCCTGCAGCTAGGTCATTTAGTATAACATCCGTGTCCTCCAACTTCTGTGTTTCACTTTGTCTTGAAGAATGGCGAAGAAGCCTGCTAGCCGCTCACTCATCCCTGCTGTTTAAAGAGTCCATAAAGACTGGCCCCTGCCCACCACTAATGAGTTTTTAAGAATATGTTGGTTTGGTCAGGATACCTCACGTTCAGAAGGAAGTCaagaaatacaaaacataaaCAGCAGTGGTAGCCTAGAGTTGGAGATACACAAATTCAGGTGCATCCTACAAAGTATAATAAGTTCAGAGGTAAATACACTGAAAATTCAAGTGCACCTAACTTAATATCCTTGTATGAAACTAAATATCTGTAAATATAAAATGCTCACTTGActtgtatataataaatatatttgtgATTTCTGAAAATTGTGGTTTCCGAAATTGCTTAACTGTTCTATGCAATAATTTTGTGCCCTTCTGAGTAATAACAGAGATTTCAGTTTCTAAGTTCTGAAATTCTGTTCTCAACTGTCCTGATCTTAAGttctatcttttttattatttttttaacaaccTTTTCATTTGTCTGTTTATTACTCGTATGTGCAAACCACATCCcttgtgtgaaggtcagaggacaacatccTGGAGTCAGGTTTCTTCTTTCACTATGTGaatctgaggattgaactcaggcaggcttgatggcaagtgccttaccatctgagccatctccccccgCTCTCTGATTTCATTTTATAAAGCTTTTAATATGGATGTTAGTACATTTAGCCTTTTAGGAAGGTTTGAAAACTACAAAAGCGTGGGCTCCATATTTGTTTGAATACATAGCACCACACCCAGGAGCAGCTGTTGCCAGGGACAGCCCTTCACGTTCAGGGCTCTAGCTTGTGGTAAAGCACTCGCTCTCTTGTTACCATCCTAAGCACTTGTCTTTCTGTTTAAGTTAATTTAAACCCTAAATGAGCACTAATAGACTCTCTCAAGATAAGAAAGGCACCGACATCTCTAGTGAGTTACACTTTATTATAAAGTAGGGACAGTTATTAGAGCCACagagttgagagttttcaatttATAGATCACATGTGTTCTTCTCCATAAACAAAGACGTTTCCCTAAgatacaaatctttttttttaaatataatatatggTTAAGTTTATTCCTAAGTGTTCAATTTATTTTATGGATATCATAAGTAACATTATTTtcttagtttcctttttttggatttttgtttgttatttctgtataATAGTTTTTGCCTGTTTCAACTTTATCGAAAACAGTTCAAATCTTAGTTTCATTTCCTGTTGGTCTGATAAAACACCCTGAGGAAGGCGACTCAAGGGAGAAAGGGGTTTCATTTGGATTCCAATTCCAGGTTGCAGTCCACCATTGTGGGAAAGTCGAAGGGGCTGAGGCTAGATGCATTACACCGGTAGTTGTGAGCAGAGTCATGCGTTAATGCATGCCTGTTCTCAGGTTGCTCTGTTCATCTCAtcgtatatattatataatacatattatgtataataaatatatgttgttatagacaaaaatgaaaatctcaaCTGTTCTATTTTATCAGTAAAGACTCTGGAGCCAGATGCTAGGATGAAAACctgccagctcagagaggcagagaaagtgtccagctgaccttccttctcagctcaggtctggttgaaaaaaaaaaaaaaacaaaaggctcactagctcactaactgacagcccaggaggaaaaggccaaaaagacagggagctgaggagctgaagcccatgctaaagccagagcttgggctaaaagccccttcttctccatgctgtctaaaatacccctcaactcaaagtccctctgactccttaatccctgtcagctggtttcttgcttgtCTCTTGTCCTagtgttaactttattaaatcctgtgtacggaaagctcttggattaaaggtgtgtgctagggctgggtgaaccacaccacaatcacctgtttacaataaaaagttCTTGGGTTAAGGGAGTGTGACAGGgatcaaccacaccaaacaagaaacagggttttacagttcacgaTTTTGTGGTTCACAATGGGGATCAAAGATACTGCAACATAGATATATTTgctcattttttgtttgtgtttgtaaaCTGAGTAGAGCCCAGTGTGGAGTCAGCAGCTGGGGGCCAGTGCTGAGTGTAACTAGTGACTGGCAGCTGGTTCTGATTGTAGCTGGCTGCTGATAGCTGGTACTGATGGTAGCcagtgaaggaaaaaaagaatacagatcctgcacacaaacacacttgtgTAGTACAATAAGGTAAAGGTGTTGGACTATAGTGTATATTTATTATTTGCTCTAAGATTGCCACAGCGGTATTATCTTACCCGACATCACAAATAATAaggcacagacacctgttagatttatcaTGGCCTTACTAACCTTggactgggcagatatttcacttacactgtctcaatatcctcaccatccatctcccagcccccatccaatgccatccaccttaatcctcctcaattGGAccacctttcatccataatcccatggtgcttgcttttattctttatctgggcctttcctCCATGCTGGCATTGGAGTCCTTTCTTCAGTCACACGTGTTTTTTTCTCCAAGATAACCAATGGTAGTgcccttcttcctctatttccgtCCATCTCCAAAGCCTAGGAActttagccacgcctaccccattctgccccgCCCAGGTTtaggccatttaatgaaccaatcaggtataatgttttaggcaggtttacacaaacaaggaagTTGTGTGTTTGGTGGGCAGTAGCCAGATCTTGagtgccagtaattagcattagaccaacctccgACATTCCAAAAACctcattcatacacatacacacacacacacacacacacacatattctcacTCACACATTGGGTAAATAGAGCAAACTCCAAGGGGCAAGCTCCAACCATTGTACATACGTGTTGGGTGGATGGAGTAAGCTTGAATGAGCCATCTCCTGCCactttacatatatacatatagatatgtacatataaacacatctGCTGCATGGAGCAAACTCAAATGGCTCCAACAACTTCATTTTTTctcccacagcttatatatttcaacaaaatctttaaagcaatacaaaaatcacaatgtggttacattctGCTTTTCTTTAAGTAAATGATTACAATGAGCATACATAGGAAACATATCTGTACCATTTTGCCTTTGGTACAAATGCTGCCTACGTCAGCACAGTCAGCTACTTGCAGTGTGTATAATTTGTGAAATTTTCTCCTTAATTCTTTGATGAAGAAGCATTATGGTGAACCTGGCCTACAGCTAAGGtcccttttttttgttgttttgttcttttgagaaagggtttctctgtgtagccttggatatcctggattcactttgtagttcaggctggcctcaaactctcagagatccacctgcctctgcttcctgtagtgctgggattacaggtgtgtgccactgtgcccagcaagGGTGTACT is a genomic window containing:
- the LOC132647282 gene encoding E3 ubiquitin-protein ligase TRIM34A-like isoform X4 — its product is MWECQIQTEKQRIQTGFNQLRRVLDKEEQRELSRLCEEEHMILDNLAEAEAELAQQSQLVEDLISDLENRCRWSETDLLRDMSGILKWSQIWTLKKPKAISKKLKTVFQAPDLSDMLQKFRELTAVRSYWADFTFNPENLNLNLTLSEDHRQLTSVPIWPFKCYNNGILGSKCFSSGKHYWEVDVSQKNAWILGVYARKRNLKFDVRRGKSQPSVHHRYKPQNGYWVVGLQDGSKYSIFEDSCNGDPTVLTPFVAVPLHRVGVFLDCEEGIVSFFNVTNHGSLIYQFSQCCFSQPAYPYFNPWDCPAPMTLCLLSS
- the LOC132647282 gene encoding E3 ubiquitin-protein ligase TRIM34A-like isoform X3, which encodes MWEENLQNTLKRLRKEKGKVEKLEADIKEDRISWKCQIQTEKQRIQTGFNQLRRVLDKEEQRELSRLCEEEHMILDNLAEAEAELAQQSQLVEDLISDLENRCRWSETDLLRDMSGILKWSQIWTLKKPKAISKKLKTVFQAPDLSDMLQKFRELTAVRSYWADFTFNPENLNLNLTLSEDHRQLTSVPIWPFKCYNNGILGSKCFSSGKHYWEVDVSQKNAWILGVYARKRNLKFDVRRGKSQPSVHHRYKPQNGYWVVGLQDGSKYSIFEDSCNGDPTVLTPFVAVPLHRVGVFLDCEEGIVSFFNVTNHGSLIYQFSQCCFSQPAYPYFNPWDCPAPMTLCLLSS